The Stigmatella erecta genome window below encodes:
- a CDS encoding protein kinase domain-containing protein — MHINTLCTSFGGGAVGIYRLVRQLASGGMAEVFLAKVFGAEGFEKPVAVKRVLPSLAKDREFVELFLREAKLTVSLQHANVLQVFDLGEVRGQYYMVMEFVDGENLRTLQRAAAAAQVPMGLREGVFIVQQVAEGLAYAHDKLDAAGRPLNIIHRDINPSNVMISVAGEVKLADFGIAKAANVQGGTQAGVVKGKVGYLAPEQVRGGGVDQRSDLFLLGLLLYELLSGQQLFSGTDYFRVLRSISAFDVKAMEPLPGVPAPLWSIVTRALAQEPSARFQRARDMADALQDFLFEHRLRVGPQDVARLFARCLPGRRSPLEAGPHTEFRGEEIRLGGEGAAEPVRTGGWRAVPRLEPHRPTTPPMGSIPGTPGVRTVALRPQPRPDAARPQGTPPPAEPGHRVALPLATPVLQLAPPRARPPVRRPLGELLVSSGKLSEPQLHAMLERQRRDGGKLGEWLVAEGFVTDEEVVAAISEQQGIAFIAEHQLRHLPVPTPLLSLLPLEHAARFEAVPLALHGKELVCAMREPENLDRLSELQFLTGYAVRGVLASDGAIRRAINRFYLGEELSMRMDWGSLVKASVMGAPPVSPPSGMDPSQEKTDEALPREAARPEPSRKDGRGEAGEPGGREARLLARALESALAALGGAGVQGAVLARLTRQVALRLGASPGEAGQGAAVAYAIACAARLEGKAFLARPACESVRAVLGREAGEVAALIQTCAEAAPAGHRMAQALAAAMALLEALGPTALSPEAAARALGRLREEGRLPGGVLEALAVETAELVLGEARVSTVVLAEPDAQRSATLQARFLADGVRVLLADSAARVRQCLREGAQALVVASHLPDGEGAALTRLLREAEDTAALPIFVLAPPEDPALVEAGLDAGADDVLAYPVNPDVLAAKVRRSLQPRRALVPGVG, encoded by the coding sequence ATGCACATCAACACCCTCTGTACCAGCTTCGGGGGGGGCGCCGTGGGCATCTATCGACTGGTCCGGCAGCTGGCCTCGGGAGGCATGGCGGAGGTCTTCCTCGCGAAGGTGTTCGGCGCCGAGGGGTTCGAGAAGCCGGTGGCCGTCAAGCGCGTGCTGCCGTCGCTGGCGAAGGACCGCGAGTTCGTGGAGCTGTTCCTGCGCGAGGCCAAGCTCACGGTCTCGCTGCAGCACGCCAACGTGCTCCAGGTGTTTGATCTCGGCGAGGTGCGCGGCCAGTACTACATGGTGATGGAGTTCGTGGACGGGGAGAACCTGCGCACGCTCCAGCGCGCGGCCGCCGCGGCGCAGGTGCCCATGGGGCTGCGCGAGGGCGTCTTCATCGTCCAGCAGGTGGCCGAGGGGCTCGCCTACGCCCACGACAAGCTGGATGCGGCGGGCCGGCCCCTCAACATCATCCACCGCGACATCAACCCGTCCAACGTCATGATCTCCGTCGCGGGCGAGGTGAAGCTCGCGGACTTCGGCATCGCCAAGGCGGCCAACGTCCAGGGCGGCACCCAGGCGGGAGTGGTCAAGGGCAAGGTGGGCTACCTCGCCCCGGAGCAGGTGCGCGGCGGCGGGGTGGATCAACGCTCGGATCTGTTCCTGCTGGGGCTGCTGCTCTACGAGCTGCTCTCGGGCCAGCAGCTCTTCTCGGGCACGGATTACTTCCGGGTGCTGCGCAGCATCTCGGCCTTCGACGTGAAGGCGATGGAGCCGCTGCCCGGGGTGCCCGCGCCGCTGTGGAGCATCGTCACCCGGGCCCTGGCGCAGGAGCCCTCGGCCCGCTTCCAGCGCGCCCGGGACATGGCGGATGCGCTGCAGGACTTTCTCTTCGAGCACCGCCTGCGCGTGGGCCCCCAGGACGTGGCCCGCCTCTTCGCGCGCTGCCTGCCGGGCCGGCGCTCGCCGCTGGAGGCCGGGCCCCACACGGAGTTCCGGGGCGAGGAGATCCGCCTCGGCGGGGAAGGGGCCGCGGAGCCCGTGCGCACCGGGGGCTGGCGCGCCGTGCCGAGGCTGGAGCCGCACCGGCCCACCACCCCGCCCATGGGCAGCATTCCCGGCACGCCCGGGGTGCGGACGGTGGCGCTCCGGCCCCAGCCCCGTCCGGACGCCGCGCGGCCGCAGGGAACGCCCCCCCCGGCCGAGCCGGGCCACCGCGTGGCGCTGCCCCTGGCCACGCCCGTGCTGCAGCTGGCCCCGCCGCGCGCCCGCCCCCCGGTGCGAAGGCCGCTGGGCGAGCTGCTGGTCTCCTCCGGGAAGCTCTCGGAGCCGCAGCTCCACGCCATGCTGGAGCGGCAGCGGCGCGACGGTGGCAAGCTGGGCGAGTGGCTCGTGGCCGAGGGCTTCGTCACGGACGAGGAGGTGGTGGCCGCCATCAGCGAGCAGCAGGGCATCGCCTTCATCGCCGAGCACCAGCTGCGCCACCTGCCCGTGCCCACGCCGCTCCTGTCCCTGCTGCCGCTGGAGCACGCGGCGCGCTTCGAGGCGGTGCCCCTGGCGCTCCACGGCAAGGAGCTGGTGTGCGCCATGCGCGAGCCGGAGAACCTGGACCGCCTGAGCGAGCTGCAGTTCCTCACGGGCTACGCGGTGCGCGGGGTGCTCGCCAGCGACGGGGCCATCCGGCGCGCCATCAACCGCTTCTACCTCGGAGAGGAGCTGTCGATGCGCATGGACTGGGGCAGCCTGGTGAAGGCCAGCGTGATGGGGGCTCCGCCCGTCTCCCCTCCGTCCGGGATGGACCCCTCCCAGGAGAAGACGGACGAGGCGCTGCCCCGGGAGGCCGCGCGCCCGGAGCCCTCGCGCAAGGACGGGCGGGGCGAGGCGGGGGAGCCCGGGGGCCGGGAGGCGCGGCTGCTCGCGCGGGCGCTGGAGTCGGCCCTGGCGGCGCTGGGCGGCGCGGGCGTGCAGGGCGCGGTGCTGGCCCGGCTGACGCGGCAGGTGGCGCTGCGCCTGGGCGCCTCGCCCGGGGAGGCCGGGCAGGGCGCCGCCGTGGCGTATGCCATCGCCTGCGCGGCCCGGCTGGAGGGCAAGGCGTTCCTGGCGCGGCCCGCGTGCGAGTCGGTGCGCGCGGTGCTCGGCCGGGAGGCGGGGGAGGTGGCGGCGCTGATCCAGACCTGCGCGGAGGCCGCGCCGGCCGGCCACCGGATGGCCCAGGCGCTCGCGGCGGCGATGGCGCTCCTGGAGGCGCTGGGCCCCACGGCGCTGTCCCCGGAGGCGGCGGCGCGCGCGCTCGGGCGGCTGCGGGAGGAGGGCCGGCTGCCGGGCGGGGTGCTGGAGGCGCTGGCCGTGGAGACCGCCGAGCTGGTGCTCGGGGAGGCCCGGGTGAGCACCGTGGTGCTGGCCGAGCCGGACGCGCAGCGCTCCGCCACCCTCCAGGCCCGCTTCCTGGCCGACGGGGTGCGGGTGCTGCTGGCGGACTCGGCCGCGCGCGTGCGGCAGTGCCTGCGCGAGGGCGCGCAGGCGCTGGTGGTGGCCTCGCACCTGCCGGACGGGGAGGGCGCCGCCCTGACGCGCCTGCTGCGCGAGGCGGAGGACACGGCGGCCCTGCCCATCTTCGTCCTCGCCCCGCCGGAGGATCCGGCCCTGGTGGAGGCGGGGCTGGATGCCGGCGCGGACGACGTGCTGGCCTACCCGGTGAACCCGGATGTGCTCGCGGCGAAGGTGCGCCGGTCCCTCCAGCCGCGCCGCGCCCTGGTGCCCGGGGTGGGGTGA
- the dnaJ gene encoding molecular chaperone DnaJ — translation MPSVSGQKRDYYEVLGVQKGVNPQELKSAFRKVALQYHPDRNPGNNEAEEKFKEASEAYEVLSDPERRARYDRFGHAGGGAEGFGGGFQNVNINDIFGDIFGEIFGGARGGRGRGGTGRGADLRYNLEISFEEAAFGCRPKVPIPRPKKCDTCTGSGSKSGAAPKPCGTCGGSGEVRFTQGFFAVSRTCADCNGTGAFIPDPCPKCKGAGKVPSEEVLEVAIPAGVDNGTRVRLSGMGEPGDRGGPAGDLYVTVIVREHPLFQREDYEVFCEVPISFTQAALGAKIDVPTLDGKVKMTVPAGTQSGKVFRLRGKGIPHLHSQQRGDQHVRVILETPTELSARQRELLEKFAEEAGEETHPHSKSFFAKVKELFG, via the coding sequence ATGCCATCGGTGTCGGGACAGAAGCGCGATTATTACGAGGTACTCGGCGTCCAGAAGGGCGTGAATCCTCAGGAGCTGAAGAGCGCCTTTCGCAAGGTGGCGCTCCAGTACCACCCGGATCGCAATCCGGGGAACAACGAGGCCGAGGAGAAGTTCAAGGAAGCCTCCGAGGCCTATGAAGTCCTGAGCGACCCGGAGCGCCGGGCGCGCTACGACCGCTTCGGCCACGCGGGCGGAGGGGCCGAGGGCTTCGGCGGCGGCTTCCAGAACGTCAACATCAACGACATCTTCGGGGACATCTTCGGAGAAATCTTCGGCGGCGCCCGGGGCGGCCGGGGCCGGGGCGGCACGGGGCGCGGGGCGGACCTGCGCTACAACCTGGAGATCTCCTTCGAGGAGGCGGCCTTCGGCTGCCGTCCCAAGGTTCCGATTCCGCGTCCCAAGAAGTGCGACACCTGCACCGGCTCGGGCAGCAAGAGCGGCGCGGCGCCCAAGCCGTGCGGCACGTGTGGCGGCTCCGGCGAGGTGCGCTTCACGCAGGGCTTCTTCGCGGTGTCGCGCACGTGCGCGGACTGCAACGGCACGGGCGCGTTCATCCCGGACCCCTGCCCCAAGTGCAAGGGCGCCGGCAAGGTGCCCTCCGAGGAAGTGCTGGAGGTGGCCATCCCCGCGGGCGTGGACAACGGCACGCGGGTGCGGCTGTCGGGCATGGGCGAGCCGGGAGACCGGGGCGGGCCCGCCGGCGACTTGTACGTGACGGTCATCGTGCGCGAGCACCCGCTGTTCCAGCGCGAGGACTACGAGGTGTTCTGCGAGGTGCCCATCTCCTTCACGCAGGCGGCGCTGGGGGCGAAGATCGACGTGCCCACGCTGGACGGGAAGGTGAAGATGACGGTGCCGGCCGGCACGCAGTCCGGCAAGGTGTTCCGGCTGCGCGGCAAGGGCATCCCCCACCTGCACAGCCAGCAGCGCGGCGATCAGCACGTGCGCGTGATTCTGGAGACGCCCACGGAGCTGTCGGCCCGCCAGCGCGAGCTGCTGGAGAAGTTCGCCGAGGAGGCCGGCGAGGAGACGCACCCGCACTCCAAGAGCTTCTTCGCCAAGGTGAAGGAGCTGTTCGGCTAG